In Tenacibaculum sp. 190524A02b, the genomic stretch ATTACCACTTTCATTTTATTCTGAAAAAAATAAAGGAGATATAATTAATAGAGTCACTGGTGATCTTGGAGTGATAAATGAATCTTATTTAAACATTTCTATAACGTTTATTAGAGAACCTTTAAATATTGTTTTCACACTGTTTTTTATGATAAGTACAAGTTGGGAGCTCTCTATTTTTATTTTTACCTTTATTCCTGTATCTGGACTGGTCATATCTCTAATCAGTAAAAAAATTAAGCAACAATCAGGAGTCATTTTTAGAAAAATAGGAAGTATTTTAGGTATTTTAGAAGAAAGTATTTCTGGGTTAAAAATTATAAAAGCATTTAATGCTGAAAGTCTATTTGCATCAAAGTTTAACAATCAGGTGGAAGAAATTAGGCTTCTATCTAATAAAATGAGTAAAAAAGAGGTTATGGCCAGCCCAATGAGTGAATTTCTTGGAATATTAACCATAGCTGGTTTACTTTGGTATGGTGGTAAAATGGTATTAATAGACAAAACTTTAATGGGTGGTACCTTTATTGGTTTTATGGCAGCTGCTTATAATATACTTACACCTGCTAAAGCTATTGCTAAAGCCAATAATATTATTAAAATAGGTAATGCTGCTGCACAACGTTTCTTTGAAATTATAGACGCCAAAAATAATTTAGAAGACATACCTCAAGCTAAAGAATTAAGCACTTTTGAAGATAAAATAGAGTTTAAAAATATTTCTTTTAAATATGAGAACACTTATGTTTTAAAAGATTTTTCTTTAACAATACCTAAAGGAAAAACAGTTGCTTTAGTCGGGCAATCTGGTAGTGGTAAATCTACTTTAGCTAATTTAATCACTCGTTTTTACGATGTCAATGAAGGTGCTATTTTTGTTGACGGACATAATATTAAGGAGGTTTCGAAAACTTCTTTACGTTCCTTAATGGGGATTGTTTCTCAAAATTCAACATTATTTAATGATACAATATCTAACAATATCTCCTTAAGTAACCGTAATGCTTCAGAAAATGAAATAGAAAAAGCTGCTAAAGTAGCTAATGCTTATGAATTTATTAATGATTTAGAAGAAGGGTATAATACAATCGTTGGGGATGGCGGGAATTCTGTTTCTGGTGGTCAAAAACAAAGAATAGCCATAGCACGTGCTGTATTAAAAAACCCACCTATTATGATTTTAGATGAAGCAACATCTGCCTTAGATACTGAATCTGAACAAATAGTTCAGGTTGCTTTAGAAAAAATGATGGAAAAAAGTAGAACTTCTTTAATTATTGCCCATCGTTTGTCTACAATTCAAAAAGCAGATTTAATTGTTGTTATGAAGAAAGGAAAAATTATTGAGCAAGGTAAACACCAAGAGTTAATGAAAGAAAAAGGTGAGTATTTTAAACTTGTAACTATGCAATCATTTGAGTAATGAGCAATTTTATTGAAAACATTAAGAGACAAAAATTTTATTATTATACAACTAATATTATAAAAAATTTAATTCCTTATAAATTTTATAGATTTCAATTAAAAAATAGGTTATCAAAAAATGAAAAGCAAATTAACCAAAGGTTACAATACTGTATATCTCCAAAGGCTATAAGTAAACCTAAAGCCAACTGGGTTATATTAAAAAATTTTAAACGTCCTAAAAAAGGAAGCATGTACTTTTTTGACTTAGTAAAATATACTCGATATTTTCCTACTAACAAAAGTATTAAGTACAAATTTGGTGACGTAACTGAAAACTTTGACGAACCAACAATTGTTAAAAGTAGACCTATTGATCATAATGGGAATTCTGTTTTAATGAAACTTGACGCTTTGAGACATTTTCATTTTATTAAAGATAAAAAAAGTTTTGATCAAAAAAATGATCATATTGTTTGGCGTGGAGAAATACACAAAGAAAACAGACGTTTATTAGTAGAAAAGTTTCACGATCACCCTTTATGCAACATTGGACAAGTAAGTAAACATAATTGGTATCCTGAACATTGGAAAAAAGACTTTTTAACCATTAATCAACAACTAGAATATAAGTTTGTCTTATCTATCGAAGGACTTGATGTAGCAACCAACC encodes the following:
- a CDS encoding glycosyl transferase family 90 codes for the protein MSNFIENIKRQKFYYYTTNIIKNLIPYKFYRFQLKNRLSKNEKQINQRLQYCISPKAISKPKANWVILKNFKRPKKGSMYFFDLVKYTRYFPTNKSIKYKFGDVTENFDEPTIVKSRPIDHNGNSVLMKLDALRHFHFIKDKKSFDQKNDHIVWRGEIHKENRRLLVEKFHDHPLCNIGQVSKHNWYPEHWKKDFLTINQQLEYKFVLSIEGLDVATNLKWIMSSNSLCFMPKPKFETWFMEGLLIANHHYVLIKDDYSDLMEKRDYYLQNKKEALYIIENANKWVEQFKDKENEKKLSLLVLNKYFEQTGQN
- a CDS encoding ABC transporter ATP-binding protein — encoded protein: MNYFKRFFKYAKPYKTLGVLTIILNVLYALFTTLSYVILMPTLSILFGETPKVYKKPNFISLSESLNKEYLGDFLNYYVTYTNENSGPEQTLLYVVIAVVFVFLLKNIFSYLGQLSMVFLKNNIITDLRGIVYKKIISLPLSFYSEKNKGDIINRVTGDLGVINESYLNISITFIREPLNIVFTLFFMISTSWELSIFIFTFIPVSGLVISLISKKIKQQSGVIFRKIGSILGILEESISGLKIIKAFNAESLFASKFNNQVEEIRLLSNKMSKKEVMASPMSEFLGILTIAGLLWYGGKMVLIDKTLMGGTFIGFMAAAYNILTPAKAIAKANNIIKIGNAAAQRFFEIIDAKNNLEDIPQAKELSTFEDKIEFKNISFKYENTYVLKDFSLTIPKGKTVALVGQSGSGKSTLANLITRFYDVNEGAIFVDGHNIKEVSKTSLRSLMGIVSQNSTLFNDTISNNISLSNRNASENEIEKAAKVANAYEFINDLEEGYNTIVGDGGNSVSGGQKQRIAIARAVLKNPPIMILDEATSALDTESEQIVQVALEKMMEKSRTSLIIAHRLSTIQKADLIVVMKKGKIIEQGKHQELMKEKGEYFKLVTMQSFE